Proteins from a genomic interval of Pseudodesulfovibrio nedwellii:
- a CDS encoding hybrid sensor histidine kinase/response regulator, whose amino-acid sequence MKFLTRPRHRGNRSLVQHLTASLFCVLAASAIAISSIVFFVLYEKSEAQFEQRASESLTHLSNSLESYLWHMEEESVVSLCDAFSKIDIVVFINVVDHRGNEVYSFGEIEEGVTIVKGKSVSYEDVEVGYIQLGLTPLIFEDKVYETTWISLLSLLFVAIVLGVFTKLILNKNLRTPLDLLIARIESISAGEYAEHEEEGNLLEMRTILSKFNEMAGKVRSREDLLRLSEEKYRRLFETTTEGIIVIDKDRRLIMVNKVLADMLGYIEMEMYGMPIADLLHPDDLEHHDQEMEKRVQGLSSQYERRLMHKDGHIVWTIVSSSPMIGMKGAFDGSFGMITDISDLRRAQAELKIAYDEMEQRVILRTDELNKTNRLLTSEIHIRKQTEKAIIDAKEAAEDATRAKSEFLANMSHEIRTPMNAIIGMTHLTKMTNLSATQKDYLNKIDISAKSLLGIINDVLDMSKIEAGMLSVESVGFTIDQVLEQLTTIVSPRANEKKLEFLINVDKKVPNSVVGDSMRLAQILINLCNNAVKFTDEGAVVVSIVPLELKQEQAKLRFTVKDDGIGIKLDQIDELFQPFTQADASTTRKYGGTGLGLNLCNQLVSLMGGEIGVESEPGKGSLFWFEIPFPIYHRDKEPALLPGELQGQRALVVDDNDTSQIILKGMLEHMGLRVALAGSGEEALEILRNVPKEEAFNLLVIDWRMPGRNGIQTAGAILSDESISPKPPMFMVSAYGNASLVKKSNEMGFKGLLFKPVNQSFLFNLVVETLGKGMVTTSDSVVREGVTDNLGGARVLLVEDNEINRQVALEILASAKIKVFEAVNGQAALDFLAKTPVDLVLMDVQMPIMDGYEATRRLREQDRFNDLPIIAMTAHAMVEDIERSQSVGMNGHVAKPFDPEDLFKVLAQWIEPTSVHQSRPLPLTEEPVLGDSLPASMDGIDVQLGLRRARGNKELYKNLLLLLDEKYSDAAQEIEQARAEGRLEEAVGLAHSVKGTSGMLGAMELFESSSDLEHALDESSDDVQEKLERFSYDMSVVMQSIAVIKEIEGTKTVLKQVGEVADAADLLASLEALKVPLSEGAPVVCRKKAKDVQVLVWPGELHDDVVRMLKLIAEYDFKKALVLVKDLEKRMV is encoded by the coding sequence TTGAAATTTTTGACCAGGCCGAGACATAGAGGGAACAGATCCCTTGTTCAGCATCTGACTGCGAGTCTTTTTTGTGTCCTTGCAGCCTCTGCCATCGCCATTTCTTCCATTGTTTTCTTTGTCCTATATGAAAAATCCGAGGCCCAATTTGAGCAAAGGGCCAGTGAATCCCTCACCCACTTATCCAATAGTCTTGAATCCTATCTTTGGCATATGGAAGAAGAGTCTGTTGTCAGTTTGTGTGACGCCTTTTCCAAAATAGATATTGTCGTTTTCATCAACGTTGTCGACCACCGTGGGAACGAGGTTTATTCCTTTGGAGAGATTGAGGAAGGGGTGACTATCGTCAAGGGGAAAAGCGTAAGCTACGAGGATGTCGAAGTTGGATATATTCAGCTTGGCCTGACGCCGCTTATTTTTGAAGATAAGGTATATGAAACCACTTGGATCAGCCTTTTGTCCCTGTTATTTGTTGCCATTGTTCTCGGTGTTTTTACTAAATTGATTCTTAACAAAAATTTACGAACACCATTGGATTTGCTTATTGCCCGAATCGAAAGCATATCTGCTGGTGAATATGCGGAACACGAGGAAGAAGGAAATCTTCTGGAAATGCGAACAATTCTTTCCAAGTTCAATGAAATGGCTGGAAAGGTTCGGTCGCGCGAAGACCTGTTGCGATTGAGTGAAGAGAAGTACAGGCGTCTTTTCGAGACAACGACTGAAGGTATAATCGTTATCGATAAGGACAGACGTTTGATCATGGTCAATAAGGTCTTGGCCGACATGCTTGGTTATATCGAGATGGAAATGTACGGTATGCCGATAGCAGATTTGTTGCATCCTGATGATCTGGAACACCATGACCAAGAGATGGAAAAGCGGGTTCAAGGTCTTTCCTCGCAGTATGAGCGCCGGCTTATGCACAAAGACGGGCATATCGTTTGGACAATTGTTTCATCAAGCCCCATGATTGGGATGAAGGGAGCCTTTGACGGATCGTTTGGGATGATTACGGATATCTCTGATTTACGGAGAGCTCAGGCTGAACTCAAAATTGCGTATGATGAAATGGAGCAACGTGTCATTCTGCGGACTGATGAGTTGAATAAGACGAATAGGCTTCTGACGTCTGAAATCCATATTCGTAAACAGACTGAAAAAGCGATTATCGACGCCAAGGAAGCGGCTGAGGATGCAACTAGAGCCAAGAGTGAATTTCTTGCCAACATGAGTCATGAAATTCGTACTCCCATGAATGCGATTATAGGTATGACGCATCTGACGAAGATGACCAATCTGTCGGCCACCCAGAAGGACTACCTCAACAAGATAGATATTTCGGCCAAGTCTTTGCTTGGGATTATTAATGATGTGTTGGATATGTCCAAAATTGAAGCGGGCATGCTCAGTGTGGAGTCGGTCGGTTTTACGATCGATCAGGTGTTGGAGCAGTTGACAACCATTGTTTCTCCAAGAGCCAACGAAAAGAAACTCGAGTTTCTCATTAACGTGGACAAGAAAGTTCCAAATTCTGTCGTTGGTGACTCCATGCGTTTGGCACAGATTCTTATCAATCTGTGTAACAACGCCGTCAAATTTACGGACGAAGGGGCTGTGGTCGTTTCTATTGTTCCGTTGGAGTTGAAACAGGAACAGGCAAAATTGCGTTTTACCGTCAAGGATGATGGCATAGGGATTAAGTTAGATCAGATTGATGAACTTTTTCAACCATTCACGCAGGCAGACGCTTCGACCACCCGCAAATATGGCGGGACTGGATTGGGTCTTAATCTGTGCAATCAGCTCGTCAGTTTGATGGGCGGAGAGATTGGTGTTGAAAGTGAGCCCGGCAAGGGCAGCCTTTTCTGGTTTGAAATTCCATTTCCGATTTACCATAGGGACAAGGAGCCTGCTTTGCTCCCGGGCGAGTTGCAAGGACAGCGTGCGCTTGTGGTGGATGACAACGATACCTCTCAGATTATTCTTAAAGGGATGTTGGAGCACATGGGGCTGCGTGTCGCTCTTGCCGGTTCGGGAGAAGAGGCGCTTGAGATATTGCGTAATGTCCCCAAAGAAGAGGCGTTCAACCTTTTGGTTATTGATTGGCGTATGCCTGGGAGGAACGGTATCCAGACTGCTGGGGCCATTTTGTCGGATGAATCCATATCTCCCAAGCCCCCCATGTTCATGGTTTCAGCGTATGGCAATGCTTCGTTGGTGAAAAAATCCAATGAAATGGGTTTTAAGGGGTTGTTGTTTAAGCCTGTGAACCAATCATTTCTCTTTAATCTCGTTGTTGAAACCCTCGGTAAAGGTATGGTGACAACCAGTGACTCCGTGGTCCGTGAAGGCGTTACGGACAATTTGGGCGGGGCCAGAGTGTTGCTTGTTGAAGATAATGAAATCAATCGTCAGGTGGCTTTGGAGATTTTGGCGTCTGCAAAAATTAAAGTTTTTGAAGCCGTCAATGGACAGGCTGCTTTGGACTTTCTCGCCAAGACTCCTGTAGATCTTGTCCTCATGGATGTGCAGATGCCTATTATGGATGGGTACGAGGCGACTCGTCGACTGCGTGAACAGGATCGGTTCAATGATTTGCCGATTATTGCCATGACGGCCCACGCCATGGTTGAGGACATTGAACGGAGTCAGTCCGTGGGTATGAACGGACATGTGGCCAAACCTTTTGATCCTGAGGATCTTTTTAAGGTCCTTGCGCAGTGGATTGAGCCGACATCTGTTCATCAGTCACGACCGTTACCTCTGACCGAAGAGCCTGTACTTGGCGATTCACTTCCGGCCTCCATGGACGGTATTGATGTTCAACTTGGACTGCGACGAGCGAGGGGCAACAAGGAGTTATACAAAAACCTTCTTTTGTTATTGGATGAAAAGTATTCTGATGCTGCTCAGGAAATCGAGCAGGCGAGAGCTGAAGGGCGACTTGAGGAGGCTGTAGGGCTTGCTCACTCGGTAAAAGGCACATCTGGGATGCTTGGTGCCATGGAGTTGTTTGAGTCGTCCAGCGACTTGGAGCACGCGTTGGACGAGTCCTCTGATGATGTGCAAGAAAAGCTGGAGCGGTTTTCGTACGATATGTCAGTGGT
- a CDS encoding peptidase U32 family protein: protein MSKKHLPEIMAPAGDKYSYLAGVAAGADAIYVGLKHFSARMQAKNFSISELAQLASLGRDRGTKTYVAMNTLVKPGDPESAGRLIDRLQRTVKPYALIVQDLAMLTLAKQAGFTGELHLSTLANISHPTGLAIAKKLGASRVVIPRELNLDEVKLMADACPKDLDLEIFVHGALCHCVSGRCYWSSYLGGKSGLRGRCVQPCRRLYTQNKQYPERLFSCSDLSLDVLTKPLLSMPKVAAWKIEGRKKGPHYVFYTVKAYQMLRDNPNDAKIKKAAQDLLDQALGRPTSHSTFLPQRPFQPVQPKEQTSSGRLIGEIKRDQKKPFFQPREVLNPGDLIRIGYEDQPGHRTIPIRRRVPKRGRMDIPFSKQQKGPALPTGTKVFLVDRREPELTKLIKGLSNELDLFPAPESKESRFTPTWPKAAARSKTRNRAESINLFRQPPRGRIYDKTAFWLEKATISKVPQSSVIRAQWWLPPVIWPDEDKKYRSLIKEAVKKGAREFVLNAPWQAGYFEDRKNTKLVAGPFCNISNRLALGVLKDLGFSSAIISPELSFEDIEALSQNSPISLGFVIKGLWPFGLARFEAESVKMNETIKSPMHEVSFVRKHGQNNWIYPGWELDMTKEFRKLERLGFKSFVTIKEEWPKDVPRPKRTSEFNLRLNLL, encoded by the coding sequence ATGAGTAAAAAACATTTACCTGAAATTATGGCCCCCGCAGGGGACAAATACTCCTACCTCGCTGGCGTCGCCGCCGGGGCGGACGCTATCTACGTAGGTCTGAAACACTTTTCGGCCCGCATGCAGGCCAAGAACTTCTCTATCAGTGAGCTTGCACAACTGGCAAGCCTCGGCAGAGACAGGGGCACCAAAACCTATGTAGCCATGAACACGCTGGTCAAACCCGGCGATCCCGAATCCGCAGGGCGGCTTATCGACCGTTTGCAGCGAACCGTCAAGCCCTATGCTCTCATTGTACAGGATCTGGCGATGCTGACTCTGGCTAAACAAGCTGGATTCACCGGAGAACTTCATCTCTCCACTTTGGCGAACATCAGTCATCCGACAGGACTCGCTATTGCCAAAAAACTTGGGGCATCCCGCGTGGTCATACCTCGCGAACTCAATCTTGACGAAGTCAAACTCATGGCCGACGCATGCCCGAAAGACCTCGATCTGGAAATTTTTGTTCACGGCGCACTCTGCCACTGTGTGTCGGGTCGTTGCTACTGGTCCAGTTATCTGGGCGGTAAATCCGGCCTTCGCGGTCGCTGTGTCCAACCGTGCAGACGTCTTTACACTCAAAACAAACAATACCCGGAACGTCTTTTTTCCTGTTCCGACCTCTCTCTTGATGTATTGACTAAGCCTCTGCTCTCCATGCCCAAGGTTGCGGCCTGGAAAATCGAAGGCCGTAAAAAAGGCCCCCATTACGTCTTTTACACCGTCAAGGCGTACCAAATGCTTCGCGATAATCCCAACGACGCAAAAATCAAGAAAGCAGCTCAAGACCTCCTTGATCAGGCACTCGGCCGACCGACGAGTCACTCCACTTTCTTGCCGCAACGTCCCTTCCAACCGGTTCAACCCAAGGAACAGACCAGTTCCGGCAGGCTCATCGGTGAAATTAAACGCGACCAGAAAAAACCCTTTTTCCAGCCTCGTGAAGTACTCAATCCCGGCGATCTTATTCGAATTGGATATGAAGACCAACCAGGCCATCGTACCATCCCCATTCGTCGTCGTGTACCAAAACGCGGCCGCATGGATATTCCCTTTTCCAAACAGCAGAAAGGACCAGCCCTGCCCACCGGCACCAAGGTCTTTCTAGTTGATAGACGTGAGCCTGAACTGACAAAACTCATCAAGGGACTGAGCAACGAACTCGACCTGTTCCCGGCCCCCGAGTCCAAGGAATCCCGTTTCACGCCCACATGGCCCAAAGCCGCAGCACGCAGCAAAACACGGAACCGGGCTGAATCCATCAACCTGTTCCGTCAACCACCGCGTGGTCGTATTTATGACAAGACTGCATTTTGGTTGGAAAAAGCCACCATCAGCAAAGTGCCACAGTCATCTGTAATTCGTGCACAGTGGTGGCTGCCTCCTGTCATCTGGCCGGACGAAGACAAGAAATACCGCTCCCTGATTAAAGAAGCGGTCAAAAAAGGCGCACGTGAATTCGTGTTAAACGCCCCCTGGCAGGCTGGATATTTCGAAGACCGTAAAAACACCAAACTGGTGGCTGGTCCATTCTGTAATATATCCAACAGACTTGCTCTCGGCGTGCTCAAGGATCTCGGTTTTTCCTCGGCCATAATCAGCCCGGAACTTTCGTTCGAAGACATAGAAGCGCTGTCGCAGAACTCGCCTATTTCACTAGGGTTCGTCATCAAGGGCTTATGGCCCTTTGGACTCGCTCGTTTCGAGGCAGAATCCGTCAAGATGAATGAGACCATCAAGAGTCCCATGCACGAAGTCTCTTTCGTACGTAAGCACGGGCAGAATAATTGGATTTACCCTGGTTGGGAATTGGATATGACCAAAGAATTCCGCAAGCTGGAACGACTCGGATTCAAGTCTTTCGTTACCATTAAGGAAGAATGGCCCAAAGATGTCCCTCGTCCCAAGCGGACCAGTGAATTCAACCTACGACTCAACTTACTGTAA
- a CDS encoding dihydroorotate dehydrogenase electron transfer subunit, producing MSLRNCRNVKVLEVSPVGQSKAAGEFFELKLEYPDWDGWKPGQFVMIRPVDWELDLLWGRPFSICSADGESVTLFIQNVGRGTSRIAQLQPGDMVAMWGPLGNSFAMEPETPTLLLAGGIGIAPFRGYVESHPHPENLQLFLAHRMPLECYPFETLSDKVEGQCIIEEKPEDLDAIINTMKGLIQEYAEKGGLILSCGPTPFMKTVQRFANEFDARAQVSLENRMACGVGACLGCVTKDGEGHHVQVCTKGPVFWADKVEL from the coding sequence ATGTCATTGAGGAATTGCCGCAATGTAAAGGTATTGGAAGTTTCCCCGGTCGGTCAATCAAAAGCTGCGGGTGAATTCTTCGAGTTGAAGCTTGAATATCCGGATTGGGACGGGTGGAAGCCCGGCCAGTTTGTTATGATTCGTCCGGTGGACTGGGAATTGGACCTGCTCTGGGGCAGACCGTTTTCCATCTGTTCCGCAGACGGTGAATCCGTGACCCTGTTCATTCAGAACGTGGGGCGCGGCACCAGTCGCATCGCCCAACTTCAGCCCGGCGATATGGTCGCCATGTGGGGACCACTTGGCAATTCCTTTGCCATGGAGCCGGAAACACCGACTCTGCTCCTTGCCGGGGGCATCGGCATCGCACCTTTTCGCGGTTATGTCGAGTCTCATCCGCATCCGGAAAATTTGCAACTTTTTCTGGCGCACCGGATGCCTCTTGAGTGCTATCCTTTTGAAACACTGTCCGACAAAGTGGAAGGGCAATGTATCATTGAAGAAAAACCCGAAGATTTGGATGCTATCATCAATACGATGAAGGGGTTGATTCAGGAATACGCCGAGAAAGGCGGTTTGATCCTTTCGTGCGGACCGACCCCATTCATGAAAACCGTTCAACGTTTTGCGAACGAGTTTGATGCACGCGCTCAGGTATCGTTGGAAAACCGTATGGCCTGTGGCGTAGGGGCCTGTCTCGGTTGTGTGACCAAGGATGGCGAAGGGCATCATGTGCAGGTCTGTACCAAGGGGCCCGTGTTCTGGGCCGATAAAGTGGAACTCTAG
- a CDS encoding YkgJ family cysteine cluster protein, with product MSKNQIDDSDVCRRCSLQGPTCCRIATGQEEFCFPLSQVEKERIQEHVPFTGGFVLSPNSKAFVDHVCRLFPGEEDAARELFPEGKEHFRLAVDSMGACRFLGPEGCEIPKEARPYYCRLFPFWMAGSGVTFFDSPTCLARREGRTLIRILDRLDTNRATIKDLYGRLRLVWGLAPRKGACRVNKKF from the coding sequence GTGTCCAAAAATCAGATTGACGATTCGGATGTTTGTAGACGGTGTTCCCTTCAAGGACCGACGTGCTGCCGTATCGCGACTGGTCAGGAAGAATTTTGTTTTCCTCTTTCACAGGTTGAGAAAGAGCGTATTCAAGAGCATGTTCCTTTTACTGGCGGTTTTGTGCTGTCCCCCAATTCCAAAGCGTTTGTTGACCACGTCTGCCGGTTGTTTCCGGGAGAAGAAGACGCGGCGCGGGAATTGTTTCCTGAGGGCAAGGAACATTTTCGATTGGCTGTGGATTCCATGGGAGCCTGTCGGTTTCTTGGCCCGGAAGGGTGCGAAATTCCCAAGGAAGCACGGCCTTATTATTGTCGTTTGTTCCCGTTTTGGATGGCGGGAAGTGGCGTGACATTTTTTGATTCCCCTACTTGTCTGGCTCGGCGGGAAGGGAGAACACTTATACGAATACTTGATCGGCTTGATACTAACAGGGCGACGATTAAGGACCTGTATGGGCGATTGCGGCTTGTATGGGGGCTCGCGCCAAGAAAGGGCGCATGCCGGGTCAATAAAAAGTTCTGA
- a CDS encoding penicillin-binding protein 1A — MKVLKVLLIIFLLCMFAGVGGAVWVYNWAANDLPGFKNITDYNPPLVTTVYAQDNEVLGYFYKEKRFLVTLDQMSPWLPKAFLASEDASFYEHDGVDLTAIARAFVANLRAGHTRQGGSTITQQIIKRLLLTSEKSYKRKLKEAILAFRLENYLTKEEILTIYLNHIFLGAHSYGVEAASRTYFAKHSNELSIAQAAMLAGLPQAPTRYNPYRNMRHARKRQEYVLGQMRHLGWITPEQYQEAMDEEIELKSMPDPSWKTGAYYLEEVRRWLISEYGEDATYNGGLTVTTPCNMKHQKAAENAVKRGLINSAKRRGWTGPIGNFTPADMPGILEEGPQDSEEIMDKTRLMKAFVTKVVAEKASVSFGVFKGEIPIKAMWWVREPNIKKSHEDVPNPKDARKVLKKGDVVWVTVAKAPKEEGGIWTLDLERKPKVEGAMVSIQPDTGEVVALVGGYAFEKSQFNRATQAKRQPGSAFKPIVYSTAIDNGFTPSTLVLDAPIVYANDEEGKLWRPQNFEGTFDGPVLLRTALVKSKNLCTIRVAQKIGIRKIIERAKAMGLKTEFPHDLSVSLGSAVVSLINLCEAYTAFPRGGSYVKPRTVLSVKSAWGEDLFTSAPEVSDAISPQTAFIMSTLMKQVVQNGTGWRARVLKRPVAGKTGTSNNEQDAWYMGFSPYLLTGVYVGFDELTPMGKWETGSRAASPIWVSYRKAVEKDYPYEDFTEPPGIVMVRVDGTTGKLASPSSTKEFFLPFKVGSEPTEMSRSGGSGSSGDGPVSDDDLFKQTF, encoded by the coding sequence ATGAAAGTACTGAAAGTTTTACTGATAATATTCCTTTTGTGCATGTTCGCTGGAGTTGGTGGTGCTGTGTGGGTGTATAACTGGGCGGCCAACGATCTGCCCGGTTTCAAGAATATTACGGACTACAATCCACCATTGGTGACCACTGTGTATGCTCAGGACAATGAAGTCCTTGGGTATTTCTATAAGGAAAAACGATTTCTTGTGACTTTGGATCAGATGAGTCCTTGGCTTCCCAAGGCTTTTCTTGCTTCTGAGGATGCGAGTTTTTATGAACATGATGGTGTGGATTTAACCGCCATTGCACGAGCTTTTGTGGCGAACCTCAGGGCAGGGCATACTCGTCAGGGTGGTTCTACTATTACGCAGCAGATTATCAAACGGCTGTTGCTGACTTCGGAGAAGAGCTACAAACGTAAACTCAAGGAAGCGATTCTCGCCTTTAGGTTGGAGAATTATCTGACCAAGGAAGAGATTCTGACTATCTATCTCAACCATATTTTTCTTGGTGCACATTCGTATGGTGTTGAGGCTGCATCCAGAACATATTTTGCAAAACATTCCAATGAACTGAGTATTGCGCAGGCGGCTATGTTGGCTGGATTGCCTCAGGCTCCGACCCGATATAATCCGTATCGAAATATGCGGCATGCCCGGAAACGCCAGGAATATGTGCTTGGCCAGATGCGTCATCTCGGCTGGATCACTCCCGAGCAGTATCAAGAAGCCATGGATGAAGAGATCGAACTTAAATCCATGCCGGATCCGTCTTGGAAGACTGGTGCTTATTATCTCGAAGAAGTTCGGCGTTGGCTGATTTCCGAATACGGTGAGGATGCGACATATAATGGTGGCCTGACTGTGACAACGCCTTGCAACATGAAACATCAGAAAGCTGCGGAAAATGCGGTTAAACGTGGGCTGATTAATTCGGCCAAACGACGTGGTTGGACCGGGCCTATCGGGAATTTTACGCCTGCAGACATGCCTGGCATTCTTGAAGAAGGCCCGCAGGACTCCGAAGAGATCATGGACAAGACCCGACTGATGAAGGCTTTTGTCACCAAGGTTGTTGCCGAGAAGGCTTCGGTGAGTTTTGGTGTTTTCAAGGGAGAAATCCCGATCAAAGCTATGTGGTGGGTGCGCGAACCGAATATCAAGAAATCTCACGAAGATGTTCCCAATCCGAAAGATGCCCGCAAGGTTCTTAAGAAGGGCGATGTGGTTTGGGTGACTGTTGCCAAGGCTCCCAAGGAAGAGGGCGGCATCTGGACCCTTGATCTTGAGCGTAAGCCAAAGGTTGAAGGTGCTATGGTGTCCATTCAGCCTGACACTGGTGAAGTCGTAGCCCTTGTCGGTGGATATGCTTTTGAGAAAAGTCAGTTTAATCGTGCCACGCAGGCCAAACGTCAGCCTGGTTCCGCGTTCAAGCCGATCGTATATTCAACGGCCATCGACAACGGTTTTACGCCATCTACATTGGTATTGGATGCTCCGATAGTTTACGCCAATGACGAAGAAGGTAAGCTGTGGCGTCCCCAGAACTTTGAAGGGACATTTGATGGCCCGGTTCTGTTGAGGACGGCTCTGGTTAAGTCCAAGAACCTGTGCACTATTCGTGTGGCCCAGAAAATTGGTATTCGTAAGATTATCGAACGGGCCAAGGCCATGGGCCTTAAAACGGAATTTCCGCATGATCTGTCAGTCTCTCTCGGTTCAGCCGTGGTGTCACTGATAAACTTGTGTGAAGCATATACAGCCTTTCCTCGTGGTGGTTCCTATGTGAAACCGCGCACCGTTTTGTCGGTGAAATCCGCATGGGGAGAAGATCTGTTTACGTCGGCTCCTGAAGTATCGGATGCCATCAGTCCTCAGACCGCTTTTATTATGTCTACATTGATGAAGCAGGTTGTTCAAAACGGGACAGGTTGGCGTGCCCGGGTGCTTAAGCGCCCTGTGGCAGGCAAAACTGGAACCTCCAACAATGAGCAGGACGCCTGGTATATGGGGTTCTCTCCGTATTTGTTGACTGGTGTGTATGTTGGTTTTGACGAATTGACGCCCATGGGCAAGTGGGAAACCGGTTCGCGTGCGGCCAGTCCTATTTGGGTTAGCTACCGTAAGGCCGTTGAAAAAGATTATCCGTATGAGGACTTCACCGAGCCGCCGGGAATTGTTATGGTCCGGGTAGATGGCACGACGGGCAAGCTCGCATCGCCGTCTTCGACTAAGGAATTTTTCCTGCCGTTCAAGGTCGGTTCGGAGCCAACAGAAATGTCTCGGTCCGGAGGGAGTGGCAGCAGCGGTGACGGTCCTGTCTCCGATGATGATCTGTTTAAGCAGACCTTCTAG
- a CDS encoding dihydroorotate dehydrogenase, with protein sequence MDMNVSFGGLDLKNPVMTASGTFGFGVEFAPYGDLEKLGGIVAKGLSLKPREGNPMPRIAETPCGMLNAIGIQNPGVEEFVTKALPVLAGKDVAVVANLYACDAEEFGELAGVLAGEDSVAALEVNVSCPNVKEGGIAFGQDPAQIGRVTEAVKKQAGNKHVMVKLSPNVTDIAVCARAAADGGADSLSLINTLSGMAVDIRNRKPRIANVIAGLSGPAIKPVALRCVHQVVQAVDIPVVGIGGIASAEDALEFILVGAHAVQVGTANFLRPDFAFTLADEMESLLEELGAVSLDEFRGSLQLPL encoded by the coding sequence ATGGATATGAACGTTTCTTTCGGCGGGCTTGATCTCAAGAATCCCGTCATGACCGCTTCCGGTACCTTTGGCTTTGGAGTGGAATTTGCACCTTATGGCGATCTTGAGAAGCTCGGAGGTATCGTCGCTAAGGGATTGTCGCTCAAGCCGCGTGAGGGCAATCCTATGCCCCGTATAGCGGAGACTCCATGCGGTATGCTCAACGCTATTGGTATTCAGAATCCCGGGGTTGAAGAATTTGTTACTAAGGCGCTTCCTGTATTGGCAGGGAAAGATGTGGCCGTGGTTGCCAATCTTTATGCCTGTGATGCCGAAGAATTCGGCGAACTGGCGGGAGTCCTTGCGGGTGAAGACAGTGTGGCTGCTTTGGAAGTCAATGTTTCCTGTCCCAACGTTAAGGAAGGCGGTATTGCCTTTGGTCAGGATCCGGCCCAGATCGGCCGGGTGACAGAAGCGGTGAAGAAGCAAGCGGGTAATAAACATGTCATGGTCAAACTGTCACCCAATGTGACGGATATTGCCGTGTGCGCACGAGCTGCTGCCGATGGCGGTGCAGATTCCCTGTCGCTGATCAATACGCTTTCTGGCATGGCTGTGGACATCAGAAATCGCAAACCGCGCATAGCCAACGTTATAGCCGGTCTTTCCGGCCCTGCTATCAAGCCCGTGGCCCTGAGGTGTGTCCATCAGGTGGTTCAAGCTGTGGATATTCCGGTGGTTGGTATCGGCGGCATTGCTTCCGCAGAAGATGCGTTGGAATTCATTCTTGTTGGTGCTCATGCTGTACAGGTGGGGACGGCGAATTTCCTTCGTCCGGATTTTGCTTTTACCCTTGCGGACGAGATGGAATCGCTTTTGGAAGAGTTGGGAGCAGTGAGCCTGGATGAATTCCGGGGCAGTCTGCAACTCCCTTTGTAA
- a CDS encoding PhzF family phenazine biosynthesis protein — protein MDLELYQVDAFADTVFSGNPAAVIPLYEWLSDDLMQNIAMENNLSETAFFVRKGEYFELRWFTPESEVDLCGHATLASAHVLYEHLDYDDPVVVFETKSGRLFVDRENGFYSMDFPAWPFHEIQVTERVAAALGARPDKLYMGHRDMMAVFENEAQVRELKPDFRLVAKVDGLCIICTAPGLDYDFVSRFFTPDVSIPEDPVTGSAHCMLVPYWAKRLGKSQLTAFQASARGGVLKCEDLGDRVKLSGQAVTYMKGMIVL, from the coding sequence ATGGATCTCGAACTCTATCAGGTAGATGCATTTGCTGACACTGTGTTCAGTGGCAATCCAGCGGCGGTCATTCCTTTATACGAATGGCTTTCCGATGATTTGATGCAAAATATTGCCATGGAAAATAATTTGTCTGAGACAGCGTTTTTCGTACGCAAAGGCGAGTATTTCGAGTTACGATGGTTTACTCCCGAAAGTGAAGTTGATCTGTGCGGCCATGCAACATTGGCAAGCGCGCATGTCCTTTATGAACATCTGGATTATGATGATCCCGTCGTGGTTTTCGAGACCAAGAGCGGGCGATTGTTTGTGGACCGTGAAAACGGTTTTTATTCCATGGATTTTCCGGCATGGCCATTCCATGAGATTCAGGTGACTGAACGTGTGGCCGCAGCCCTCGGAGCGCGTCCTGATAAACTTTACATGGGACATCGTGATATGATGGCCGTGTTTGAGAATGAAGCGCAGGTTCGCGAATTGAAGCCAGATTTTAGATTGGTAGCCAAGGTGGACGGACTTTGTATTATCTGTACGGCTCCTGGTTTGGACTATGACTTTGTATCCCGTTTTTTTACACCGGATGTGAGTATCCCTGAGGATCCTGTTACAGGCTCTGCGCACTGCATGTTGGTGCCATATTGGGCAAAGCGTTTGGGTAAATCTCAGCTTACCGCATTTCAGGCGTCGGCTCGTGGAGGTGTACTGAAGTGCGAAGATTTGGGTGATCGGGTCAAATTATCTGGTCAGGCTGTTACGTATATGAAGGGAATGATTGTTTTATAA